One genomic window of Streptomyces sp. NBC_01276 includes the following:
- a CDS encoding CGNR zinc finger domain-containing protein, with product MFDSHVAVLLEQAVALVNVLTDGEARGRPYAAPRGAELPAAIEGAVPRVAASLPRAVDAAQADYFVGAARRMREVFRSMQDGDVDAAAVTVNDLLRDTGARPRLDRTGGEPWQMHFHGPDDSFAAGVTAGSATALALAVGGGLAGRLGVCRADRCDRVYVDTSRNAARQFCSTACQNRTKAAAFRARRA from the coding sequence ATGTTCGACAGTCACGTAGCGGTACTGCTGGAACAGGCGGTGGCGCTCGTGAACGTCCTGACGGACGGAGAGGCGCGCGGCCGCCCGTATGCGGCTCCGCGCGGGGCGGAGCTGCCCGCCGCGATCGAAGGGGCGGTCCCGCGCGTCGCGGCGTCCCTGCCGCGCGCCGTCGACGCCGCGCAGGCGGACTACTTCGTCGGCGCGGCCCGGCGCATGCGCGAGGTCTTCCGGTCGATGCAGGATGGGGATGTGGACGCCGCGGCCGTGACCGTGAACGACCTGCTGCGCGACACCGGGGCCCGGCCGAGGCTGGACCGGACCGGGGGTGAACCGTGGCAGATGCACTTCCACGGCCCCGACGACTCCTTCGCCGCGGGCGTGACCGCGGGCAGCGCCACCGCGCTGGCCCTGGCGGTGGGCGGCGGCCTCGCGGGCCGGCTGGGCGTGTGCCGGGCCGACCGGTGCGACCGCGTGTACGTGGACACCTCGCGCAACGCCGCCCGCCAGTTCTGCTCCACCGCCTGCCAGAACCGCACCAAGGCCGCGGCCTTCCGGGCCCGGCGGGCCTGA
- a CDS encoding N-acetyltransferase, whose translation MTAIVITSLARRPELAARLWDMEDSWPEFAGHDSLAWLLYPRMVAEFPEYVWIATEGDTVVARGFSLPFALHTPERAGVLPAQGWDAVLMWAFSDQRRGIRPDTVSAIEISVATGRQGEGLSGRMLAAMREGARAAGFAELVAPVRPSGKPAEPATPMAEYAYRTREDGLPYDPWLRVHVRAGAVIHGVAPLSMTVNGTLAQWREWTGLPFDTPGPVLVPGALAPVHCEPERDFAVYVEPNVWVRHPLDGSDGS comes from the coding sequence ATGACCGCCATAGTGATCACCTCCCTCGCCCGCCGCCCCGAGCTGGCCGCCAGGCTCTGGGACATGGAGGACTCCTGGCCGGAGTTCGCCGGCCACGACTCCCTGGCCTGGCTGCTCTACCCGCGCATGGTCGCCGAGTTCCCCGAGTACGTCTGGATCGCGACCGAGGGGGACACGGTGGTGGCCCGGGGCTTCAGCCTGCCGTTCGCCCTGCACACCCCCGAGCGGGCGGGCGTGCTGCCCGCGCAGGGCTGGGACGCGGTCCTCATGTGGGCCTTCTCCGACCAGCGGCGCGGGATCCGGCCCGACACGGTCAGCGCCATCGAGATCTCCGTCGCCACCGGCCGGCAGGGCGAGGGCCTCTCCGGCCGGATGCTGGCCGCCATGCGCGAGGGCGCCCGCGCCGCCGGGTTCGCCGAGCTGGTGGCCCCGGTCCGGCCCAGCGGGAAGCCGGCCGAGCCCGCCACGCCGATGGCGGAGTACGCGTACCGGACCCGCGAGGACGGGCTCCCCTACGACCCGTGGCTGCGGGTCCACGTGCGCGCCGGGGCGGTCATCCACGGGGTGGCGCCGCTCTCCATGACCGTCAACGGCACGCTCGCGCAGTGGCGGGAATGGACCGGGCTGCCCTTCGACACCCCGGGTCCGGTCCTCGTGCCCGGTGCGCTGGCGCCGGTCCACTGCGAACCGGAACGCGACTTCGCGGTCTACGTGGAACCGAACGTGTGGGTCCGCCACCCGCTGGACGGCTCCGACGGCTCCTGA
- a CDS encoding PLP-dependent aminotransferase family protein yields the protein MYERSSVAELAESLRSELDRYPVGGKLPSSRALVERYRVSPVTVSRALALLAAEGLVVTRPGAGVFRSPPRTEAGASGDTSWQEVSLSAEGTGEVVPRSVDASGVMVCLTTPPPGVIGLNSGYLHPSLQPERAMAAALARAGRRPGAWGRPPVEGLPELRDWFAREIGGAVGAADVLVTAGGQSALTTALRALAPPGAPVLVESPTYPGLLAIARASGCRPVPVPVDTDGVRPELLAAAFEATGARVFVCQPLFQNPTGAVLSAARRPEVLRIARAAGAFVIEDDYARALAHEDAGPPPPTLAAEDADGVVVHVRSLTKVTSPSLRVGALAARGPVLDRLRAIQVVDSFFVPRPLQEAALELVGAPAWPRHLRAVAAELRHRRDVLAGALRRELPGLEPVRLPAGGYQLWTRLGEGGDDAAFVAEALRAGVAIAPGRPFFCAEPPAAHVRLGFAGVSGPGELVEAVRRMRGGLSAAPVNPVEGGGGAF from the coding sequence ATGTATGAGCGTAGCAGTGTGGCGGAACTGGCGGAAAGCCTGCGGTCGGAGCTTGACCGCTATCCGGTGGGTGGAAAGCTCCCGTCCAGTCGGGCCCTGGTCGAGCGCTACCGGGTCAGCCCCGTCACCGTTTCCCGGGCCCTCGCCCTGCTCGCCGCCGAGGGGCTCGTGGTCACCCGGCCCGGCGCCGGAGTGTTCCGGTCCCCGCCGCGCACGGAGGCCGGCGCCTCCGGCGACACCTCCTGGCAGGAGGTGTCCCTCAGCGCGGAGGGGACCGGTGAGGTGGTTCCCCGCTCGGTGGACGCCTCCGGGGTGATGGTCTGCCTGACCACGCCGCCGCCCGGCGTGATCGGACTCAACAGCGGCTACCTGCACCCCTCCCTCCAGCCGGAGCGGGCCATGGCCGCCGCGCTGGCGCGGGCCGGACGCCGCCCGGGGGCCTGGGGGCGGCCGCCGGTGGAGGGGCTGCCCGAGCTGCGCGACTGGTTCGCCCGCGAGATCGGCGGGGCCGTGGGGGCCGCCGACGTGCTGGTCACCGCCGGCGGGCAGAGCGCGCTGACCACGGCCCTGCGGGCGCTGGCCCCGCCCGGGGCGCCGGTCCTGGTGGAGTCCCCGACGTACCCCGGGCTGCTCGCCATCGCCCGCGCCTCCGGCTGCCGGCCCGTACCCGTGCCCGTGGACACGGACGGGGTCCGGCCGGAGCTGCTCGCGGCCGCCTTCGAGGCCACCGGGGCGCGGGTGTTCGTGTGCCAGCCGCTGTTCCAGAACCCGACGGGCGCGGTGCTGTCCGCCGCCCGCAGGCCCGAGGTGCTGAGGATCGCGCGGGCCGCCGGGGCCTTCGTGATCGAGGACGACTACGCGCGGGCCCTGGCCCACGAGGACGCCGGCCCGCCGCCGCCCACCCTGGCCGCCGAGGACGCCGACGGGGTGGTGGTGCACGTCCGTTCGCTGACCAAGGTCACCTCGCCGAGCCTGCGGGTGGGCGCGCTGGCCGCCCGGGGCCCGGTGCTGGACCGGCTGCGCGCGATCCAGGTGGTGGACAGCTTCTTCGTGCCCCGGCCGCTCCAGGAGGCCGCCCTCGAACTGGTCGGCGCGCCCGCCTGGCCGCGTCATCTGCGGGCCGTCGCCGCCGAGTTGCGCCACCGGCGGGACGTGCTCGCGGGCGCGCTGCGGCGGGAGCTGCCGGGGCTGGAGCCCGTCCGGCTGCCGGCCGGCGGGTACCAGCTGTGGACCCGGCTCGGCGAGGGCGGCGACGACGCGGCCTTCGTCGCCGAAGCCCTGCGCGCCGGGGTCGCGATCGCGCCCGGCCGGCCGTTCTTCTGCGCCGAGCCGCCCGCCGCCCACGTCCGGCTGGGCTTCGCCGGGGTCTCGGGTCCGGGAGAGCTGGTGGAGGCGGTGCGGCGGATGCGGGGCGGGCTGTCCGCGGCGCCCGTAAACCCTGTTGAGGGGGGCGGAGGGGCGTTCTAG
- a CDS encoding L,D-transpeptidase: protein MRTALLTGSLILAGLFPYGPEPLPARLADTGGGSQLITAVAPAPGSTTGRLTWWDRRAGRWYEAGSAPARFGANGLTEGATRTQGTDTTPTGLFELPYAFGTARAPAGTAYRYRRVTDRSWWCQDNASGSYNRWTEPLPADCAPGEAEHLITYRTQYAHALVVAFNYDRPVHGRGAGIFLHVNGKGATAGCVSVPERSMRELLRWANPRRHPHIAIGTDSGPLTVTRY, encoded by the coding sequence CTGCGTACCGCTCTGCTCACGGGCTCGCTGATCCTCGCCGGGCTCTTCCCGTACGGCCCGGAACCGCTGCCCGCCCGCCTCGCCGACACCGGCGGCGGCAGTCAGCTGATCACCGCCGTCGCGCCCGCGCCCGGGTCCACGACGGGCCGGCTGACCTGGTGGGACCGGCGTGCCGGGCGCTGGTACGAGGCGGGTTCCGCGCCCGCCCGGTTCGGCGCCAACGGCCTGACGGAGGGCGCGACGCGGACCCAGGGCACCGACACCACCCCGACGGGCCTGTTCGAGCTGCCGTACGCCTTCGGCACCGCCCGCGCGCCGGCCGGTACGGCCTACCGCTACCGCCGGGTGACGGACCGTTCCTGGTGGTGCCAGGACAACGCCTCGGGCAGCTACAACCGCTGGACCGAGCCGCTGCCCGCCGACTGCGCGCCCGGGGAGGCGGAGCACCTGATCACGTACCGGACCCAGTACGCGCACGCGCTGGTCGTCGCCTTCAACTACGACCGGCCCGTGCACGGCCGGGGCGCGGGCATCTTCCTGCACGTGAACGGCAAGGGCGCCACCGCCGGCTGCGTCTCGGTACCGGAGCGGTCGATGCGCGAGCTCCTCCGCTGGGCGAACCCCCGCCGCCACCCCCACATCGCGATCGGCACGGACTCCGGCCCGCTGACGGTGACCCGGTACTAG
- the argJ gene encoding bifunctional glutamate N-acetyltransferase/amino-acid acetyltransferase ArgJ codes for MSVTAAQGFTAAGIAAGIKANGNPDLALVVNDGPRLAAAGVFTSNRVKAAPVLWSEQVLRGGAVSAVVLNSGGANACTGPRGFQDTHATAEKAATTLGGGHNAGEIAVASTGLIGVLLPMDKLLPGIETAAAALTADGGEAAAIAIKTTDTVHKTATATRDGWTVGGMAKGAGMLAPGLATMLVVLTTDADLDSATLDRALRAATRTTFDRVDSDGCMSTNDTVLLLASGASGEVPAYEEFAEAVRTVCDDLARQLIGDAEGASKDIRIEVIGALTEDDAVEVGRSIARNNLLKCAIHGEDPNWGRVLAAIGTTQASFDPDRLNVAINDVWVCKNGSVGEDRDLVSMKGREVRITADLANGGESAVIWGNDLTAEYVHENSAYSS; via the coding sequence GTGAGCGTTACGGCTGCACAGGGGTTCACGGCGGCGGGCATCGCCGCCGGGATCAAGGCGAACGGCAATCCCGACCTGGCCCTCGTGGTCAACGACGGGCCGCGTCTGGCCGCCGCGGGCGTGTTCACCTCCAACCGGGTCAAGGCCGCGCCCGTCCTGTGGTCCGAGCAGGTCCTGCGCGGTGGTGCCGTCAGCGCCGTCGTCCTGAACTCCGGCGGCGCCAACGCCTGCACCGGCCCCCGGGGCTTCCAGGACACCCACGCGACCGCCGAGAAGGCGGCCACCACCCTGGGCGGCGGACACAACGCCGGGGAGATCGCCGTGGCGTCCACCGGCCTGATCGGCGTCCTGCTCCCCATGGACAAGCTGCTGCCGGGCATCGAGACCGCCGCGGCCGCCCTCACCGCCGACGGCGGCGAGGCCGCCGCCATCGCCATCAAGACCACCGACACCGTGCACAAGACGGCCACCGCCACCCGGGACGGCTGGACCGTCGGCGGCATGGCCAAGGGCGCCGGCATGCTCGCCCCGGGCCTGGCCACCATGCTCGTCGTCCTCACCACCGACGCCGACCTGGACAGCGCCACCCTCGACCGGGCGCTGCGCGCCGCCACCCGGACCACCTTCGACCGGGTCGACTCCGACGGGTGCATGTCCACCAACGACACCGTGCTGCTGCTGGCCTCCGGGGCCTCCGGCGAGGTACCGGCGTACGAGGAGTTCGCCGAGGCCGTACGGACCGTCTGCGACGACCTCGCCCGCCAGCTCATCGGCGACGCCGAGGGCGCCAGCAAGGACATCCGCATCGAGGTCATCGGCGCGCTGACCGAGGACGACGCCGTCGAGGTCGGGCGCTCCATCGCCCGCAACAACCTCCTCAAGTGCGCCATCCACGGGGAGGACCCCAACTGGGGCCGGGTGCTCGCCGCGATCGGCACCACCCAGGCCTCCTTCGACCCCGACCGGCTGAACGTCGCCATCAACGACGTGTGGGTGTGCAAGAACGGCTCCGTGGGCGAGGACCGCGACCTGGTCTCCATGAAGGGCCGCGAGGTCCGCATCACCGCCGACCTGGCCAACGGCGGCGAGTCCGCCGTGATCTGGGGCAACGACCTGACCGCCGAGTACGTCCACGAGAACAGCGCGTACAGCTCATGA
- a CDS encoding acetylornithine transaminase: MTGNQDYAARWQHALTNNYGTPPLALVRGEGAQVWDADGTQYTDYVGGIAVNALGHAHPAIVEAVTAQISTLGHVSNLYASEPVIALGERLLQLFGRAGRVFFCNSGAEAVEAAFKIGRLTGRTHMVATDGGFHGRTMGALALTGQPKKQAPFLPLPGEVTHVPYGDVEALRAAVTEETAIVVIEPVQGENGVVVPPAGYLTAAREITRATGTLLVLDEVQTGIGRCGQWFEHQAHEGVEPDLVTLAKGLGGGLPIGAVAAFGPAADLLQPGQHGTTFGGNPVACAAGLAVIDTIAADGLLDRVKARGERLRSGIESSGHPLVSHVRGSGLLLGIVLTEPLAPKVQLAAQEAGFLVNAPAPDVVRLMPPFVITEAEVDAFVRALPGILDEAGRSGE; this comes from the coding sequence ATGACGGGCAATCAGGACTACGCCGCCCGCTGGCAGCACGCACTGACCAACAACTACGGCACCCCGCCGCTGGCCCTCGTACGGGGCGAGGGCGCCCAGGTCTGGGACGCGGACGGCACGCAGTACACCGACTACGTCGGCGGGATCGCGGTCAACGCCCTCGGCCACGCCCACCCGGCGATCGTCGAGGCCGTCACCGCCCAGATCTCCACCCTCGGCCACGTCTCCAACCTCTACGCCTCCGAGCCCGTCATCGCGCTCGGCGAGCGGCTGCTCCAGCTCTTCGGCCGCGCGGGCCGGGTTTTCTTCTGCAACTCCGGTGCCGAGGCGGTCGAGGCGGCCTTCAAGATCGGCCGGCTGACCGGGCGGACCCACATGGTCGCCACCGACGGCGGCTTCCACGGCCGGACCATGGGCGCCCTCGCGCTCACCGGCCAGCCGAAGAAGCAGGCCCCCTTCCTGCCCCTGCCGGGCGAGGTCACCCACGTCCCGTACGGCGACGTGGAGGCCCTGCGGGCCGCCGTCACCGAGGAGACGGCGATCGTCGTCATCGAGCCGGTGCAGGGCGAGAACGGGGTCGTCGTCCCGCCCGCCGGGTACCTGACCGCCGCCCGCGAGATCACCCGCGCGACCGGCACCCTGCTGGTCCTCGACGAGGTGCAGACCGGCATCGGCCGCTGCGGCCAGTGGTTCGAGCACCAGGCCCACGAGGGCGTCGAACCCGACCTCGTCACGCTCGCGAAGGGGCTCGGCGGCGGTCTCCCGATCGGCGCGGTGGCCGCCTTCGGCCCGGCGGCCGACCTGCTCCAGCCCGGCCAGCACGGCACCACCTTCGGCGGCAACCCGGTCGCCTGCGCGGCCGGCCTCGCGGTGATCGACACCATCGCCGCCGACGGCCTGCTCGACCGGGTCAAGGCACGGGGGGAGCGGCTGCGCTCCGGAATCGAATCCTCCGGTCATCCCCTGGTCTCCCACGTCCGCGGGTCCGGCCTCCTGCTGGGTATCGTGCTGACGGAGCCGCTCGCGCCGAAGGTGCAGCTCGCGGCTCAGGAAGCCGGATTCCTGGTCAACGCGCCCGCCCCCGACGTCGTACGGCTGATGCCCCCGTTCGTCATCACCGAGGCCGAGGTCGACGCGTTCGTCCGGGCGCTGCCCGGCATCCTCGACGAAGCGGGACGATCCGGAGAATGA
- a CDS encoding arginine repressor — protein MSQAQEPEQNGPSVPQTRTARHRRIVDILNRQPVRSQSQLAKLLADDGLSVTQATLSRDLDELGAVKIRNTGGELIYAVPSEGGFRTPQAPLGESAKEERMRRLSGELLISAEASANLVVLRTPPGAAQFLASAIDQAELQAILGTIAGDDTLMLISRDPAGGQALADHLLRLAQKEG, from the coding sequence ATGAGCCAGGCGCAGGAACCCGAGCAGAACGGTCCGTCCGTCCCGCAGACGCGTACCGCCCGCCACCGCCGGATCGTGGACATCCTCAACCGGCAGCCGGTCCGCTCCCAGAGCCAGCTGGCCAAACTGCTCGCCGACGACGGGCTGAGCGTCACCCAGGCGACGCTCTCCCGCGACCTCGACGAGCTGGGCGCGGTCAAGATCCGCAACACCGGGGGCGAGCTGATCTACGCGGTCCCCAGCGAGGGCGGCTTCCGCACCCCGCAGGCCCCGCTCGGCGAGTCCGCGAAGGAGGAGCGGATGCGTCGCCTCTCCGGCGAACTGCTGATCTCGGCGGAAGCCTCCGCGAACCTCGTGGTCCTGCGCACCCCGCCGGGCGCGGCCCAGTTCCTGGCCTCGGCGATCGACCAGGCCGAACTCCAGGCCATCCTGGGCACCATCGCGGGCGACGACACCCTGATGCTGATCAGCCGCGACCCGGCGGGCGGCCAGGCCCTGGCCGACCACCTCCTGCGCCTGGCCCAGAAGGAGGGCTGA
- a CDS encoding MFS transporter has protein sequence MPRTVWLLVAARAINRLGAFSLPFLTVLIGTEFGAGTTTAGLVSGGFGLATIPSRVAGGRLAGRIGRRRTIVLGLVGCALAQLGIAAAGSLAAVAVFAVLLGLSFELYEPPSQALIADAVGPADRVRAYGALNAALAVGGTGAGLIAAGLGRWDLRWLFVVDALTCLACALTLRLALPADGPRGPHAARDDGNGDGGGGDGGGPVRPWRDRGLWAMFTSGTAFALVSMQIVMALPLTLGHRGLRPADAGLLFTASAVTVVAVQPALRLRRLAALPDPAAMALGYALLAAGLAGYATARGLPAFLAATAVLSVGETLVLARVLGVVAGLAPPGGTDRYLAAYGISWGIATVAAPVTATQLLERAGAGTLWAGTAALCLALAAAQPLVVGPLTRGLPVRSGAGRPAS, from the coding sequence ATGCCGCGGACCGTATGGCTGCTGGTGGCGGCGCGGGCGATCAACCGGCTCGGCGCCTTCTCCCTGCCCTTCCTGACCGTACTGATCGGCACCGAGTTCGGCGCGGGCACGACGACGGCGGGCCTGGTCTCGGGGGGCTTCGGCCTCGCCACGATCCCCTCCCGGGTGGCGGGCGGCCGGCTGGCGGGCCGGATCGGGCGCCGCCGCACGATCGTGCTGGGACTCGTCGGCTGCGCCCTCGCCCAGCTGGGCATCGCCGCCGCCGGCTCCCTCGCCGCGGTGGCCGTCTTCGCGGTCCTGCTCGGCCTGTCCTTCGAGCTGTACGAGCCGCCGAGCCAGGCGCTGATCGCCGACGCCGTCGGCCCGGCCGACCGGGTGCGCGCCTACGGGGCGCTCAACGCCGCACTGGCCGTCGGCGGCACCGGCGCCGGTCTGATCGCGGCGGGGCTGGGCCGGTGGGACCTGCGCTGGCTGTTCGTCGTCGACGCGCTCACCTGCCTTGCCTGCGCGCTGACCCTGCGCCTGGCCCTGCCGGCCGACGGCCCCCGGGGCCCGCACGCCGCACGGGACGACGGAAACGGCGACGGCGGGGGCGGCGACGGCGGCGGACCCGTGCGGCCCTGGCGGGACCGGGGTCTCTGGGCGATGTTCACCTCCGGGACCGCGTTCGCGCTCGTGTCCATGCAGATCGTGATGGCGCTCCCGCTCACCCTCGGCCACCGCGGCCTGCGACCCGCCGACGCCGGGCTCCTGTTCACCGCCTCGGCCGTGACCGTCGTCGCGGTCCAGCCGGCGCTGCGCCTGCGCCGCCTGGCCGCGCTGCCCGACCCCGCGGCCATGGCCCTCGGCTACGCCCTGCTGGCGGCCGGTCTGGCCGGCTACGCCACGGCGCGGGGCCTGCCCGCGTTCCTGGCCGCCACCGCCGTGCTGAGCGTGGGCGAGACGCTGGTCCTGGCCCGGGTCCTCGGCGTCGTGGCCGGCCTGGCGCCGCCGGGCGGCACCGACCGCTACCTCGCCGCGTACGGCATCAGCTGGGGCATCGCCACGGTCGCCGCCCCGGTCACCGCCACCCAGCTGCTCGAACGGGCCGGCGCCGGCACCCTGTGGGCGGGCACCGCGGCCCTGTGCCTCGCGCTCGCGGCCGCGCAGCCCCTGGTGGTGGGGCCGCTCACCAGGGGCCTGCCGGTGCGGTCGGGAGCGGGCCGACCGGCGTCGTAG
- a CDS encoding DMT family transporter produces MTAQNSATPSGPIAVRPTGHHLGAHADAGVTGGTGGGAGSAAGVTGGSGGGATRAATPRQAGGTRTGTVLALLGVVAFSLTFPATAWGLESFGPWSLVALRSVLAALLAGTFLLAGRVPLPARAHWAGLAVVAGGVVAGFPMLTTLALQTSTTSHAAVVVGLLPLTTASFSALRTGARPSPRFWAAAVAGAAVVLGFTLTQSGGALSTGDAYLFGALVVCAAGYTEGGRLARLMPGWQVIGWALVLCLPLTVTGSVLGLAYEPVHLTAHGVAGLVWAAAGSTFFGLYVWYRGMAEIGAPRASQLQLAQPLLTLVWSVALLGEHLSPAAPAAACAVLVCIAVTQRVK; encoded by the coding sequence ATGACAGCACAGAATAGCGCTACTCCCTCCGGCCCGATAGCGGTTCGGCCGACCGGTCACCACCTCGGCGCGCACGCCGACGCGGGCGTCACGGGCGGCACCGGCGGCGGCGCGGGCAGCGCTGCCGGCGTCACGGGCGGCAGCGGCGGCGGCGCTACGCGGGCGGCCACCCCCCGGCAGGCGGGCGGCACCCGCACCGGCACGGTCCTGGCCCTCCTCGGCGTCGTCGCCTTCTCGCTGACCTTCCCCGCCACCGCCTGGGGCCTGGAGAGCTTCGGTCCCTGGTCGCTCGTCGCCCTGCGCAGCGTCCTCGCCGCCCTCCTCGCGGGCACCTTCCTGCTGGCCGGGCGGGTCCCCTTGCCGGCCCGCGCGCACTGGGCGGGGCTCGCGGTCGTGGCCGGCGGCGTGGTGGCCGGCTTCCCGATGCTGACCACCCTCGCCCTGCAGACCTCCACCACCTCGCACGCCGCCGTCGTGGTCGGACTGCTCCCGCTGACCACCGCCTCCTTCTCCGCCCTGCGCACCGGCGCCCGGCCGTCCCCCCGCTTCTGGGCGGCGGCCGTCGCCGGAGCGGCGGTCGTCCTGGGCTTCACGCTCACCCAGAGCGGGGGAGCCCTCTCCACCGGGGACGCCTACCTGTTCGGGGCGCTCGTGGTGTGCGCCGCCGGATACACCGAGGGCGGACGGCTGGCGCGGCTGATGCCGGGCTGGCAGGTGATCGGCTGGGCCCTGGTGCTGTGCCTGCCGCTCACCGTGACCGGCTCCGTGCTCGGGCTCGCGTACGAGCCGGTGCACTTGACCGCCCACGGCGTGGCCGGCCTGGTGTGGGCGGCGGCCGGCTCCACCTTCTTCGGCCTGTACGTCTGGTACCGCGGAATGGCCGAGATCGGCGCCCCGCGCGCCAGCCAGCTCCAGCTCGCCCAGCCCCTGCTGACCCTGGTCTGGTCGGTCGCGCTGCTGGGCGAGCACCTCTCCCCGGCGGCGCCCGCCGCCGCCTGCGCGGTACTGGTCTGCATCGCCGTCACCCAACGGGTCAAATAG
- the argC gene encoding N-acetyl-gamma-glutamyl-phosphate reductase, whose amino-acid sequence MVVRVAVAGASGYAGGEVLRLLLSHPEVEIGALTGHSNAGQLLGGLQPHLVPLAGRTLEATTPEVLAGHDVVFLALPHGQSAAVAARLGDDVLVVDMGADHRLKDSADWDRFYGAPHAGTWPYGLPELPGHRAALAGTKRIAVPGCFPTAVSLALYPAYEAGLAEPEAVIVAATGTSGAGKALKPHLLGSEVMGTVTPYGVGGVHRHTPEMVQNLSPFAGERVSVSFTANLVPMPRGILATCSAKALPGTTAESLRAAYEKAYADEAFVHLLPEGVWPTTKSVYGSNAVHLQVAHDESAGRIIAISAIDNLTKGTAGGAVQSMNIALGLPETLGLSTIGVAP is encoded by the coding sequence ATGGTGGTACGTGTAGCGGTGGCCGGAGCGAGCGGATACGCGGGCGGTGAGGTCCTGCGCCTGCTGCTCTCGCACCCCGAGGTCGAGATCGGCGCGCTGACCGGCCACTCCAACGCCGGACAGCTCCTCGGCGGGCTGCAGCCCCACCTCGTCCCCCTCGCCGGCCGGACCCTGGAGGCCACCACGCCCGAGGTCCTCGCGGGCCACGACGTCGTGTTCCTCGCCCTGCCCCACGGGCAGTCCGCGGCCGTCGCGGCCCGGCTCGGCGACGACGTGCTCGTCGTCGACATGGGCGCCGACCACCGGCTGAAGGACTCCGCCGACTGGGACCGCTTCTACGGCGCCCCGCACGCCGGGACCTGGCCGTACGGCCTGCCCGAGCTGCCCGGACACCGCGCCGCGCTGGCCGGCACCAAGCGGATCGCCGTCCCCGGCTGCTTCCCCACCGCCGTCTCGCTCGCGCTCTACCCCGCCTACGAGGCGGGACTCGCCGAGCCCGAGGCCGTGATCGTCGCCGCCACCGGCACCTCCGGCGCCGGCAAGGCCCTCAAGCCGCACCTGCTCGGCTCCGAGGTGATGGGCACCGTGACCCCGTACGGGGTCGGCGGCGTCCACCGGCACACCCCGGAGATGGTGCAGAACCTCTCCCCGTTCGCCGGGGAGCGGGTGTCCGTCTCCTTCACCGCGAACCTCGTCCCCATGCCGCGCGGCATCCTCGCCACCTGCTCGGCGAAGGCCCTCCCCGGCACCACCGCGGAGTCGCTGCGCGCGGCGTACGAGAAGGCGTACGCGGACGAGGCCTTCGTCCACCTGCTCCCCGAGGGCGTGTGGCCGACCACCAAGTCCGTGTACGGCTCCAACGCCGTCCACCTCCAGGTCGCCCACGACGAGTCCGCCGGCCGGATCATCGCGATCAGCGCCATCGACAACCTGACCAAGGGCACCGCCGGCGGCGCGGTGCAGAGCATGAACATCGCGCTCGGGCTCCCCGAGACGCTGGGTCTTTCCACGATTGGAGTCGCGCCGTGA
- the argB gene encoding acetylglutamate kinase, whose amino-acid sequence MSTARRHTALPKAEILIEALPWLTRHNGKIVVIKFGGNAMIDEDLKAAFAQDVVFLRQAGLKPVVVHGGGPQINAQLDKQGLVSEFKAGLRVTTPEAMDVVRMVLAGQVQRELVGLLNQHGPLAVGMTGEDAHTITATKHSPEIEGELVDIGRVGEITAIDTGAIEALLADGRIPVISSIARSADDHHVYNVNADTAAAALAAALGAETLMVLTDVEGLYADWPNSDEVISRLTVSELEKLLPELSSGMVPKMEGCLHAVRGGVGTARVIDGRVQHSILLEIFTDEGIGTMVVPDAQGGART is encoded by the coding sequence ATGAGCACCGCGAGGAGGCACACCGCGCTGCCCAAGGCCGAGATCCTCATCGAGGCCCTGCCGTGGCTCACCCGGCACAACGGCAAGATCGTCGTCATCAAGTTCGGCGGCAACGCCATGATCGACGAGGACCTGAAGGCCGCCTTCGCCCAGGACGTGGTCTTCCTGCGCCAGGCCGGCCTCAAGCCGGTCGTCGTCCACGGCGGCGGCCCGCAGATCAACGCCCAGCTGGACAAGCAGGGCCTGGTCAGCGAGTTCAAGGCCGGTCTGCGGGTCACCACCCCCGAGGCCATGGACGTCGTCCGGATGGTCCTGGCCGGCCAGGTCCAGCGCGAGCTCGTCGGGCTGCTCAACCAGCACGGGCCGCTCGCCGTCGGCATGACCGGCGAGGACGCCCACACCATCACCGCGACCAAGCACAGTCCCGAGATCGAGGGCGAGCTCGTCGACATCGGCCGGGTCGGCGAGATCACCGCCATCGACACCGGCGCGATCGAGGCGCTGCTGGCGGACGGCCGGATCCCGGTCATCTCCTCCATCGCGCGCAGCGCCGACGACCACCACGTGTACAACGTCAACGCCGACACGGCCGCCGCGGCGCTCGCCGCCGCGCTGGGCGCCGAGACGCTGATGGTCCTCACCGATGTGGAGGGCCTGTACGCGGACTGGCCCAACAGCGACGAGGTCATCAGCAGGCTCACCGTCAGCGAGCTGGAGAAACTGCTGCCGGAGCTGTCCAGCGGCATGGTGCCCAAGATGGAGGGCTGCCTGCACGCGGTGCGCGGCGGGGTGGGCACGGCCCGCGTGATCGACGGACGGGTCCAGCACTCGATCCTGCTGGAGATCTTCACCGACGAGGGCATCGGCACCATGGTCGTGCCCGACGCCCAGGGAGGGGCACGGACATGA